A section of the Myxococcales bacterium genome encodes:
- a CDS encoding ABC transporter permease produces MIELRTQVESLGDRVLGAVDLAGEFFLLGVQTIRAAFRGDFPVHETMVQFDALVVRSTAIVTLTALFTGMVLALQTVVSLTRFGAKPYTGSFVGLAFVLELGPVLTALMVSGRVGAGITAELGSMAVTEQVDAIRAMGADPVQKLVLPRVFALTFGLPMLTSLAYILGIAGGALIAQQYGITTNFYLQTVINVVTVNDVLESLSKTFVFGWMIATVGCYLGLKTTGGTVGVGRATTTAVVVASIGVLVSNFFLAKILMLV; encoded by the coding sequence GTGATCGAGCTGCGGACACAGGTCGAATCGCTCGGGGACCGCGTACTCGGCGCTGTCGACCTGGCGGGAGAGTTCTTCCTGCTCGGCGTTCAAACGATTCGGGCAGCTTTTCGCGGGGATTTTCCGGTTCACGAGACGATGGTCCAGTTCGACGCGCTCGTCGTGCGTTCAACGGCGATCGTGACCCTGACCGCGCTGTTTACCGGCATGGTCCTCGCCCTGCAGACCGTGGTTTCGCTGACTCGTTTCGGCGCCAAGCCCTACACCGGGAGCTTTGTCGGGCTCGCCTTCGTGCTCGAACTCGGCCCGGTCCTCACCGCACTGATGGTGTCGGGCCGCGTGGGCGCGGGTATCACTGCCGAACTGGGCTCGATGGCCGTGACCGAACAGGTCGATGCCATACGCGCCATGGGCGCGGACCCGGTGCAGAAACTCGTGCTGCCCCGGGTGTTCGCGCTGACATTTGGGCTTCCGATGTTGACGAGCCTCGCCTACATCCTCGGCATTGCCGGCGGGGCGCTGATTGCACAGCAATACGGCATCACTACAAACTTCTATCTCCAGACCGTGATCAACGTAGTCACGGTCAACGACGTGTTGGAAAGTCTTTCGAAGACCTTCGTGTTTGGCTGGATGATTGCGACGGTCGGTTGTTACCTGGGACTCAAGACGACCGGCGGGACGGTCGGGGTCGGCCGTGCGACCACCACCGCAGTGGTGGTCGCTTCGATCGGAGTATTGGTCTCTAATTTCTTTCTAGCCAAAATATTGATGTTGGTATGA